The Amycolatopsis japonica nucleotide sequence GGTCGCCGCAGGCGATGATGTTCTCGTAGTGGACGTCGGTGGCGTCCAGCGCGTGCAGGAGTGCCAGGAGGATGCCCTGCCTGCGGTAGAAACGGTCGACGTCGCCGAGGTCGGCGCACGGCTGATGTTCGACGAACCGGAGCCAGCCGTATCCGTCACGCGTCAGCGCGTCGGCGGTGCGCAGTTCGAGCCCGGGCAGCCGTTTGTTGAGCTGTTCGACGACGTCGGTGAACCGCTCGTGCAGGATCAGCGAGCGCGGTTTGTAGATCACCTTGGCGCCGCTGGAGAAGCGGAGCAGCTTGACCGAACGTCCGCAGGCGTGCGAGTCACCGAACCCGCCCGCGACCTCGACGAGCGTGCCGAGTTCGCCGTCGATGACCGAGCAGGGCAGCAAGGCCGCGTCGGCCGAGAACCGGGCGAGCGTTTCGGCGTGGGCCTCGGCGGCGTACAGGCAGGCCTGGGCCAGGAGCCGGGCCAGCACCGGGTACTCGCCGAACAACCGGACCAGCCCGGCCGGAGTGGATTGCCGACGCACGAAATCGGAGAAGCGCTCTTCGGGCGTCTCGCCCTGGAGGGCTCCGGCCTTGCGGGCGCGGTGGAGTTCGAGGACCAGCGTACGGACCGAGAGGTTGAGCAGGTGCTGGTCGAGTTGCGCGGCGAAGCCCCGACGAAGCGCGTCGACGTCGGCGCCGGGGAGACCGTCCGGGACCGCGTCACGCGAGGCGGCGTCGACGAGAGACCTGAAGACCCCGGCGAACCGCACACGCCAGTCACCGACTGGGGGGCGCTCCGGCAGAAGCGTGGTGACAGCGTGTTCGGCGAAGTCGGCCCAGAGGGGCTTGTCCGCTGTCCGTTCGCGCGGGGTCCGGCCGTGCTCCCACCACCTCGGCGGCAGGGACGTCGCCGATGGTGGGGGCGTCACGGCGGTAATGCTTTCAGTCCGGCGCGGTACGCACATGGGGGCGGCACCCCCACATTCAGCGCACACACGAAGATGTCCGGAGAGTGACCGCCGGGCACGGACGGTGGCCGTTCGACGCCGCACCGGAATATGGGGTCCCGGCACCCATGCGCGGGCACCGGTCCCGGTCGCACCATGGTCGGGCGGGGCCGGACGCGGGCCGGTTTCTGGGGGTCCGGCCCGCGCCGGCGAGGGGCTCCTCGGGCATGATCGGCTCATGCGCGTCTTGTCGGAGAGCCAGCTCGGTTCCGTTCTCGCGGGCGTGCCCGCTTCGCGTCCGCGAGTGGTGGTGAGCGGGAACTTCGCCACGCCGATGCGGGCGCTGAAGGTGCTGGACGCGGCACTGGCGGAGTACCGCTTGTTCGCGTTGAACGCGCAGGCCGGCATGCCGGACCGTGAGGGTGTCCTGCTGGAAACGCCGTTCGTGGGCGCGGGTATGCGCGGCCGTCCCGGGCTGCGGTACTTCCCGTCCCGGCTTTCGCTGGTGCCACAGCTGCTCAAGCACTCGCTGCCGCCGGACGTCGTCCTGCTGCACACCTCGGCCCCGGTGGACGGCGTGGTGTCGCTGGGTACGGAGGTGAACATCCTGCCGGCCGCCATCGAGGCGGTGCGGGCCCGCGGCGGCCTGGTCATCGCGCAGCTCAATCCCGAGATGCCGTTCACCTACGGCGACGGCCTCGTGCCGGTCGACGAGATCGACTACGGCATCGAAGTGGTGGAACCGCTGCTGTCGCCGGTCCCGCGGCCGGTGGGGGACACGGCGCGGACCATCGGTGAGCGGGTGGCCGGGCTGGTCGAGGACGGCGCGACCCTGCAACTGGGCATCGGCGGGATCCCCGACGCGACCCTGGCGGCGGTGACC carries:
- a CDS encoding acetyl-CoA hydrolase/transferase family protein, translated to MRVLSESQLGSVLAGVPASRPRVVVSGNFATPMRALKVLDAALAEYRLFALNAQAGMPDREGVLLETPFVGAGMRGRPGLRYFPSRLSLVPQLLKHSLPPDVVLLHTSAPVDGVVSLGTEVNILPAAIEAVRARGGLVIAQLNPEMPFTYGDGLVPVDEIDYGIEVVEPLLSPVPRPVGDTARTIGERVAGLVEDGATLQLGIGGIPDATLAAVTGRRGLAIWSEMFSDGVLALDRAGALDPAEPVTASFVFGSADLYRWLDRNPRIRLLRTEKTNDPAVIARQRGLVSVNSALEVDLYAQANASRVRGAIYSGFGGQTDFVVGALHSPGGRAIIALPSWHPKADVSTVVPRLTGPVTSFQHSFVVSEHGVATIWGNDASEQARQIVDQVAHPSAREELIARGRDLGFAL